The following proteins are encoded in a genomic region of Gemmatimonadetes bacterium SCN 70-22:
- a CDS encoding D-alanyl-lipoteichoic acid biosynthesis protein DltB, protein MTPYTDLLFGGLALYVVLPAIALGMAGRLRWSWVLPSTLAMFVVQLALTPGRTTAVAWHAVAAGAGWTLWQWAWAQVALRLRGDARRWRVWCLVGMALAPLLLLKFSAAAGVHQLVGFLGISYVTFRAVDVQLAIHDGLVTTLPVSRYLAFVLFFPTISAGPIDRYRRFVKDLETPPTRQAYRALLDEAVHRAFIGVLLKFVLAAAVRRWWLEPLTDQRGAWATLSYMYAYSAYLYCDFAGYSAFAESLSRVFGIRTPANFNQPWRARDLNEFWNRWHISLSSFLRDHVYMRFVMAARRRDWFRSRAIVSAIGLVLTFGAMGVWHGTARHFVVYGLYHAVLLIALEWWRRRHPRNQADADARLLPRLAAMVLTAHAAAFGFLIFSGRLF, encoded by the coding sequence ATGACGCCCTACACGGACCTCCTGTTCGGCGGCCTCGCCCTGTACGTCGTGCTGCCGGCCATCGCGCTGGGCATGGCCGGGCGCCTGCGGTGGTCCTGGGTGCTCCCGTCGACCCTGGCGATGTTCGTCGTGCAGCTGGCGCTCACGCCGGGGCGCACGACCGCGGTGGCGTGGCATGCCGTCGCGGCCGGGGCCGGCTGGACGCTCTGGCAGTGGGCGTGGGCGCAGGTCGCCTTGCGCCTGCGGGGGGATGCGCGGCGCTGGCGGGTGTGGTGCCTCGTCGGGATGGCGCTGGCGCCGTTGCTCCTGCTCAAGTTCTCCGCGGCGGCCGGCGTCCACCAGCTCGTGGGCTTCCTCGGGATCTCGTACGTCACCTTCCGCGCCGTCGACGTGCAGCTGGCGATCCACGACGGACTGGTGACGACGCTCCCGGTGTCGCGGTACCTCGCGTTCGTCCTCTTCTTCCCCACGATCTCGGCCGGACCGATCGATCGCTACCGCCGGTTCGTGAAGGATCTCGAGACGCCGCCGACGCGCCAGGCGTATCGCGCCCTCCTCGACGAGGCCGTCCACCGCGCCTTCATCGGCGTTCTGCTCAAGTTCGTCCTCGCGGCCGCGGTCCGCCGGTGGTGGCTCGAGCCGCTCACCGACCAGCGCGGCGCGTGGGCGACCCTGTCGTACATGTACGCCTACTCCGCATACCTCTACTGCGACTTCGCCGGATACAGCGCCTTCGCCGAGTCGCTGAGTCGCGTCTTCGGGATCCGGACCCCCGCCAACTTCAACCAGCCCTGGCGCGCGCGGGACCTGAACGAGTTCTGGAACCGCTGGCACATCTCGCTCTCCTCGTTCCTGCGCGACCACGTCTACATGCGGTTCGTCATGGCCGCGCGCCGCCGCGACTGGTTCCGCTCGCGCGCCATCGTCTCGGCGATCGGCCTGGTGCTCACCTTCGGGGCGATGGGCGTCTGGCACGGGACGGCGCGGCACTTCGTGGTGTATGGCCTCTACCACGCCGTGCTCCTGATCGCGCTCGAGTGGTGGCGCCGCCGCCACCCGCGCAACCAGGCGGACGCCGATGCGCGCCTCCTGCCACGCCTGGCGGCGATGGTCCTCACGGCTCACGCCGCGGCCTTCGGCTTCCTGATCTTCTCCGGGCGGCTCTTCTAG